One genomic region from Drosophila busckii strain San Diego stock center, stock number 13000-0081.31 chromosome 3R, ASM1175060v1, whole genome shotgun sequence encodes:
- the LOC108604505 gene encoding ankyrin repeat and SAM domain-containing protein 1A isoform X2, whose protein sequence is MGKDQEFLEAARNGNIGHIEKVLTAKGKRAGPLASLRRGTGVNVQDSGGYSALHHACLNGHEDIVRLLLAHEASPNLPDSRGSSPLHLAAWAGETEIVRQLLTQPYRPANANLQTAEQETPLHCAAQHGHTGALALLLAHGANPNMRNSRGETPLDLAAQYGRLQAVQMLIRAHPELIAHLSTEALSAQSNHRASPASPTRHIFPHTCLHLASRNGHKNVVEVLLSAGVSVNLLTPSGTALHEAALCGKENVVRTLLRAGIDLAATDNEERTALDILREFPPHVTKHIIAVINNFRHEMDTDEVDEVIYRQHGSAATGRGSKQTQSQHNHYHLNSNNHLLNHSHSMQQSGYSKQRLSAGNGGPYNGGKSLDSALQPDDRYYHEHNAHSPLHIQSDMGGVYSVSPSSSLSSFEPASVSPRSRCSTGGGTQPLHMSTFAPSAPPKKPPRRNINISPTHAAAGQQFSYSSASSQAASAQGVRRAATSANDSPYSHQSHGSVGGMSFDETQLRERQRSDRLYASARQSTRSNTDGGMSLSSSNDMLDRQCSSSELNSETSVPNSSGESPASAAAKRPVPAQRSASTKLSKELLKNCESATLKSYNPNRKLKRNRNSCSLSVADKCESTEQNCDAKQQLPSSPTHYKQPPTPDHPPPSSSQAERTIHERIRPLSQEYKRRSALLQLQAAQQLMIETGSSPSKLLPTLSTPGYDYDDTVTVVPRCPAPSSGSLSSSISCSDHSLSHSTDYVEEFVSDVPFAGLLKGASQPAEPKQMPQLQLIESAPRVRPPIASKPQLPERKFIKPPTTPTQQIVEEKLETNGNGEHKIALKSPAKSPAKSPAKSPAKSPSGKSITRNPLNLLSPFNAEEARKKISEIIENFGSGILNTNITPTHDIELDFEDLEVPAERRELALRLRNAGLLHLERILFENGYDNYKFVHKVFEQPDIPLLHIPERDAAKLLRFVETLPPAEFLPQVAMRTQQENKQPGVASLQQWLQSIALPEYLEFFNKHLYNTIDSVCGVWDVELQTVLEINKLGHRRRILQSLAYIRQMREGKSQKTPLGESNETNRMTTNGNGNREAAASTSSQPNTNAVTHRNSITGYRKNRPAPPPPAPPAQKAANVTAAPLKIRAPSELLLGLPANLRSTQWRHSAQTLLNEHIKYEVQYLGSTVVKELRGTESTKKSIQKLRAASEPPRCAAALTLAISHRGVEFIDVEGKNIICEHEIQNINCACQDGEDLRHFAYITKEEELHYCHVFQVQSTVRFGQRDYFDAGSGL, encoded by the exons ATGGGCAAGGATCAGGAGTTTCTGGAGGCGGCGCGTAATGGCAACATCGGTCACATTGAGAAGGTGCTGACAGCCAAGGGCAAGCGCGCGGGTCCATTGGCCAGTCTGCGGCGTGGCACTGGCGTCAATGTGCAGGATAGCGGCGGCTACTCGGCGCTGCATCATGCCTGTCTCAATGGCCATGAGGATATAgtgcgactgctgctggcgcatgAGGCGTCGCCCAACTTGCCCGACTCACGCGGCTCCTCGCCGCTGCATCTGGCCGCCTGGGCAGGCGAAACGGAAATTGTGCGCCAGCTGCTAACGCAGCCGTATCGTCCGGCCAATGCAAATCTGCAGACAGCAGAGCAGGAAACGCCGCTGCACTGCGCCGCTCAGCATGGACACACGGGTgcgttggcgctgctgctggcacatGGCGCCAATCCCAATATGCGCAACTCACGCGGCGAGACACCGTTGGATCTGGCGGCGCAGTATGGTCGTCTGCAGGCGGTGCAGATGCTCATACGCGCACATCCGGAGCTGATAGCGCATCTCAGCACAGAGGCGCTGTCGGCGCAAAGCAATCATCGTGCCTCGCCAGCATCGCCCACGCGTCACATCTTTCCGCACACCTGTCTGCATCTGGCCAGTCGCAATGGTCACAAGAACGTGGTGGAAGTGCTGCTCTCAGCTGGCGTTAGTGTCAATCTGCTAACGCCCTCGGGTACGGCGCTGCATGAGGCAGCGCTTTGTGGCAAGGAGAATGTGGTGCGTACGCTGCTGCGCGCTGGCATCGATCTGGCTGCCACAGATAATGAGGAACGCACAGCGCTGGACATTCTGCGCGAGTTTCCACCGCATGTGACTAAGCATATTATTGCAGTCATCAACA ATTTTCGCCATGAAATGGACACCGATGAGGTCGATGAGGTCATTTATCGTCAGCATGGCTCAGCGGCCACCGGGCGTGGCAGCAAGCAAACTCAGTCGCAGCACAATCATTACCATCTCAACTCCAATAACCATTTGCTTAACCACTCGCACTCCATGCAGCAATCCGGCTACAGCAAGCAGCGGCTCAGCGCCGGCAATGGCGGTCCCTATAACGGCGGCAAGTCGCTGGACAGCGCACTACAACCCGACGATAGATATTATCATGAACACAATGCGCATTCGCCGTTGCACATACAGAG CGATATGGGCGGCGTCTATAGCGTGAGTCCTTCGTCCTCGCTGAGCAGCTTTGAGCCTGCCTCAGTGTCGCCACGCTCGCGCTGCTCCACTGGCGGTGGCACGCAGCCGCTGCATATGAGCACCTTTGCGCCCAGTGCTCCGCCCAAGAAGCCACCACGTCGCAACATTAACATTTCACCCACACACGCAGCAGCGGGTCAGCAGTTCAGCTATAGCTCGGCCTCCAGTCAAGCTGCGAGCGCACAGGGCGTGCGTCGTGCCGCTACCAGCGCCAACGATAGTCCCTATTCCCATCAGAGTCACGGCAGCGTCGGCGGCATGAGCTTCGATGAGACGCAACTGCGCGAACGGCAACGCAGCGATCGTCTCTACGCCAGCGCCAGGCAAAGCACTCGCTCCAACACGGACGGTGGCATGAGTCTAAGCTCCAGCA ATGACATGCTGGATCGTCAATGCAGCAGCTCTGAGTTGAACAGCGAGACAAGCGTGCCAAACTCAAGTGGAGAATCTCCAGCTTCAGCGGCTGCGAAGCGTCCAGTGCCAGCTCAGCGCAGCGCTTCAACCAAACTCTCCAAGGAGCTGCTTAAGAACTGCGAGAGCGCCACACTCAAGTCATACAATCCCAATCGCAAGCTCAAGCGTAATCGCAATAGCTG TTCCTTAAGCGTGGCTGACAAATGCGAGAGCACTGAGCAAAACTGcgatgccaagcagcagctgcccagcAGTCCCACACACTACAAGCAACCACCGACGCCGGATCATCCACCACCCAGCTCCAGCCAAGCGGAGCGCACCATTCACGAGCGCATACGTCCGCTGAGTCAGGAGTATAAGCGACGCTCAgcgctgttgcagctgcaggcagcgcagcagctgatgaTTGAGACAGGCTCCTCGCCATCGAAACTGCTGCCGACGCTGAGCACGCCTGGCTATGACTACGATGATACGGTGACGGTGGTGCCACGTTGTCCGGCGCCTTCTTCGGGCTCGCTGAGCTCTAGCATTAGCTGTTCGGATCACAGTCTCTCGCATTCCACCGACTATGTGGAGGAGTTTGTCAGCGATGTGCCGTTTGCGGGTTTGCTCAAAGGCGCCAGTCAGCCAGCTGAGCCGAAGCAAatgccacagctgcagctgatcgAGTCGGCGCCACGTGTGCGTCCACCGATTGCCAGCAAGCCGCAGCTGCCGGAGCGCAAGTTTATCAAGCCGCCCACAACGCCCACGCAACAAATTGTGGAGGAGAAGCTGGAGACAAACGGCAATGGAGAGCATAAAATAGCGCTAAAGTCACCTGCTAAGTCGCCAGCTAAGTCACCAGCCAAGTCGCCTGCAAAGTCGCCCAGCGGCAAATCTATAACACGCAATCCTTTAAATCTACTAAGTCCCTTTAATGCGGAGGAGGCACGCAAGAAAATCTCAGAGATTATTGAAAACTTTGGCAGCGGCATACTCAATACCAACATAACGCCCACGCATGACATTGAGCTGGACTTTGAGGATCTGGAAGTGCCAGCGGAGCGTCGTGAGCTGGCGCTGCGCCTACGCAATGCCGGACTGCTGCATCTGGAGCGCATACTCTTTGAGAATGGCTATGATAACTACAAGTTTGTg CATAAAGTGTTTGAACAGCCGGATATACCTTTGCTGCATATACCGGAACGCGATGCAgccaagctgctgcgctttgtaGAGACTTTACCGCCAGCGGAGTTTTTGCCGCAGGTAGCAATGCGAACGCAGCAGGAGAACAAGCAGCCGGGCGTGGCAAGCCTGCAGCAATGGCTACAAAGCATTGCTTTGCCCGAATATTTGGAGTTCTTTAA cAAACATTTGTACAACACCATTGATAGCGTCTGTGGCGTCTGGGATGTGGAGCTGCAAACCGTGCTGGAGATTAACAAGCTGGGACATCGCAGACGCATTTTGCAGTCCTTGGCGTACATAAGGCAAATGCGCGAGGGTAAATCGCAAAAGACACCGCTGGGTGAAAGCAACGAAACAAACAGAATGACAAcgaatggcaatggcaatagGGAGGCGGCCGCCAGCACCTCCAGTCAGCCCAACACAAATGCTGTAACGCATCGCAATTCAATTACTGGCTATCGCAAGAATCGCCCAGcaccgccgccaccagcaccacctGCACAAAAGGCAGCCAACGTTACAGCTGCACCACTCAAAATACGAGCACCCtccgagctgctgcttggcctgcCCGCCAATCTGCGCAGCACACAATGGCGCCACTCGGCCCAAACGCTGCTCAATGAGCATATTAAATACGAGGTTCAG TACCTTGGCTCAACGGTTGTGAAAGAACTGCGTGGCACTGAGTCCACCAAGAAGTCTATACAAAAGCTCAGAGCTGCCAGTGAGCCGCCCAGATGCGCAGCTGCATTAACGCTGGCCATAAGCCACCGTGGTGTGGAGTTCATAGATGTGGAGGGAAAG aACATTATATGCGAGCATGAGATACAAAACATAAACTGCGCCTGCCAGGATGGCGAGGATCTGCGTCACTTTGCCTACATTACCAAGGAGGAGGAGCTGCACTATTGTCATGTTTTTCAAGTGCAGAGCACagtgc GATTTGGCCAGCGAGATTATTTTGACGCTGGGTCAGGCCTTTGA
- the LOC108604505 gene encoding ankyrin repeat and SAM domain-containing protein 1A isoform X1 — MGKDQEFLEAARNGNIGHIEKVLTAKGKRAGPLASLRRGTGVNVQDSGGYSALHHACLNGHEDIVRLLLAHEASPNLPDSRGSSPLHLAAWAGETEIVRQLLTQPYRPANANLQTAEQETPLHCAAQHGHTGALALLLAHGANPNMRNSRGETPLDLAAQYGRLQAVQMLIRAHPELIAHLSTEALSAQSNHRASPASPTRHIFPHTCLHLASRNGHKNVVEVLLSAGVSVNLLTPSGTALHEAALCGKENVVRTLLRAGIDLAATDNEERTALDILREFPPHVTKHIIAVINNFRHEMDTDEVDEVIYRQHGSAATGRGSKQTQSQHNHYHLNSNNHLLNHSHSMQQSGYSKQRLSAGNGGPYNGGKSLDSALQPDDRYYHEHNAHSPLHIQSDMGGVYSVSPSSSLSSFEPASVSPRSRCSTGGGTQPLHMSTFAPSAPPKKPPRRNINISPTHAAAGQQFSYSSASSQAASAQGVRRAATSANDSPYSHQSHGSVGGMSFDETQLRERQRSDRLYASARQSTRSNTDGGMSLSSSNDMLDRQCSSSELNSETSVPNSSGESPASAAAKRPVPAQRSASTKLSKELLKNCESATLKSYNPNRKLKRNRNSCSLSVADKCESTEQNCDAKQQLPSSPTHYKQPPTPDHPPPSSSQAERTIHERIRPLSQEYKRRSALLQLQAAQQLMIETGSSPSKLLPTLSTPGYDYDDTVTVVPRCPAPSSGSLSSSISCSDHSLSHSTDYVEEFVSDVPFAGLLKGASQPAEPKQMPQLQLIESAPRVRPPIASKPQLPERKFIKPPTTPTQQIVEEKLETNGNGEHKIALKSPAKSPAKSPAKSPAKSPSGKSITRNPLNLLSPFNAEEARKKISEIIENFGSGILNTNITPTHDIELDFEDLEVPAERRELALRLRNAGLLHLERILFENGYDNYKFVHKVFEQPDIPLLHIPERDAAKLLRFVETLPPAEFLPQVAMRTQQENKQPGVASLQQWLQSIALPEYLEFFNKHLYNTIDSVCGVWDVELQTVLEINKLGHRRRILQSLAYIRQMREGKSQKTPLGESNETNRMTTNGNGNREAAASTSSQPNTNAVTHRNSITGYRKNRPAPPPPAPPAQKAANVTAAPLKIRAPSELLLGLPANLRSTQWRHSAQTLLNEHIKYEVQYLGSTVVKELRGTESTKKSIQKLRAASEPPRCAAALTLAISHRGVEFIDVEGKNIICEHEIQNINCACQDGEDLRHFAYITKEEELHYCHVFQVQSTDLASEIILTLGQAFEVAYQLALRDGIATTPALLLDNGMLQGEFCGGNSTGCVDGSGGGVDNK, encoded by the exons ATGGGCAAGGATCAGGAGTTTCTGGAGGCGGCGCGTAATGGCAACATCGGTCACATTGAGAAGGTGCTGACAGCCAAGGGCAAGCGCGCGGGTCCATTGGCCAGTCTGCGGCGTGGCACTGGCGTCAATGTGCAGGATAGCGGCGGCTACTCGGCGCTGCATCATGCCTGTCTCAATGGCCATGAGGATATAgtgcgactgctgctggcgcatgAGGCGTCGCCCAACTTGCCCGACTCACGCGGCTCCTCGCCGCTGCATCTGGCCGCCTGGGCAGGCGAAACGGAAATTGTGCGCCAGCTGCTAACGCAGCCGTATCGTCCGGCCAATGCAAATCTGCAGACAGCAGAGCAGGAAACGCCGCTGCACTGCGCCGCTCAGCATGGACACACGGGTgcgttggcgctgctgctggcacatGGCGCCAATCCCAATATGCGCAACTCACGCGGCGAGACACCGTTGGATCTGGCGGCGCAGTATGGTCGTCTGCAGGCGGTGCAGATGCTCATACGCGCACATCCGGAGCTGATAGCGCATCTCAGCACAGAGGCGCTGTCGGCGCAAAGCAATCATCGTGCCTCGCCAGCATCGCCCACGCGTCACATCTTTCCGCACACCTGTCTGCATCTGGCCAGTCGCAATGGTCACAAGAACGTGGTGGAAGTGCTGCTCTCAGCTGGCGTTAGTGTCAATCTGCTAACGCCCTCGGGTACGGCGCTGCATGAGGCAGCGCTTTGTGGCAAGGAGAATGTGGTGCGTACGCTGCTGCGCGCTGGCATCGATCTGGCTGCCACAGATAATGAGGAACGCACAGCGCTGGACATTCTGCGCGAGTTTCCACCGCATGTGACTAAGCATATTATTGCAGTCATCAACA ATTTTCGCCATGAAATGGACACCGATGAGGTCGATGAGGTCATTTATCGTCAGCATGGCTCAGCGGCCACCGGGCGTGGCAGCAAGCAAACTCAGTCGCAGCACAATCATTACCATCTCAACTCCAATAACCATTTGCTTAACCACTCGCACTCCATGCAGCAATCCGGCTACAGCAAGCAGCGGCTCAGCGCCGGCAATGGCGGTCCCTATAACGGCGGCAAGTCGCTGGACAGCGCACTACAACCCGACGATAGATATTATCATGAACACAATGCGCATTCGCCGTTGCACATACAGAG CGATATGGGCGGCGTCTATAGCGTGAGTCCTTCGTCCTCGCTGAGCAGCTTTGAGCCTGCCTCAGTGTCGCCACGCTCGCGCTGCTCCACTGGCGGTGGCACGCAGCCGCTGCATATGAGCACCTTTGCGCCCAGTGCTCCGCCCAAGAAGCCACCACGTCGCAACATTAACATTTCACCCACACACGCAGCAGCGGGTCAGCAGTTCAGCTATAGCTCGGCCTCCAGTCAAGCTGCGAGCGCACAGGGCGTGCGTCGTGCCGCTACCAGCGCCAACGATAGTCCCTATTCCCATCAGAGTCACGGCAGCGTCGGCGGCATGAGCTTCGATGAGACGCAACTGCGCGAACGGCAACGCAGCGATCGTCTCTACGCCAGCGCCAGGCAAAGCACTCGCTCCAACACGGACGGTGGCATGAGTCTAAGCTCCAGCA ATGACATGCTGGATCGTCAATGCAGCAGCTCTGAGTTGAACAGCGAGACAAGCGTGCCAAACTCAAGTGGAGAATCTCCAGCTTCAGCGGCTGCGAAGCGTCCAGTGCCAGCTCAGCGCAGCGCTTCAACCAAACTCTCCAAGGAGCTGCTTAAGAACTGCGAGAGCGCCACACTCAAGTCATACAATCCCAATCGCAAGCTCAAGCGTAATCGCAATAGCTG TTCCTTAAGCGTGGCTGACAAATGCGAGAGCACTGAGCAAAACTGcgatgccaagcagcagctgcccagcAGTCCCACACACTACAAGCAACCACCGACGCCGGATCATCCACCACCCAGCTCCAGCCAAGCGGAGCGCACCATTCACGAGCGCATACGTCCGCTGAGTCAGGAGTATAAGCGACGCTCAgcgctgttgcagctgcaggcagcgcagcagctgatgaTTGAGACAGGCTCCTCGCCATCGAAACTGCTGCCGACGCTGAGCACGCCTGGCTATGACTACGATGATACGGTGACGGTGGTGCCACGTTGTCCGGCGCCTTCTTCGGGCTCGCTGAGCTCTAGCATTAGCTGTTCGGATCACAGTCTCTCGCATTCCACCGACTATGTGGAGGAGTTTGTCAGCGATGTGCCGTTTGCGGGTTTGCTCAAAGGCGCCAGTCAGCCAGCTGAGCCGAAGCAAatgccacagctgcagctgatcgAGTCGGCGCCACGTGTGCGTCCACCGATTGCCAGCAAGCCGCAGCTGCCGGAGCGCAAGTTTATCAAGCCGCCCACAACGCCCACGCAACAAATTGTGGAGGAGAAGCTGGAGACAAACGGCAATGGAGAGCATAAAATAGCGCTAAAGTCACCTGCTAAGTCGCCAGCTAAGTCACCAGCCAAGTCGCCTGCAAAGTCGCCCAGCGGCAAATCTATAACACGCAATCCTTTAAATCTACTAAGTCCCTTTAATGCGGAGGAGGCACGCAAGAAAATCTCAGAGATTATTGAAAACTTTGGCAGCGGCATACTCAATACCAACATAACGCCCACGCATGACATTGAGCTGGACTTTGAGGATCTGGAAGTGCCAGCGGAGCGTCGTGAGCTGGCGCTGCGCCTACGCAATGCCGGACTGCTGCATCTGGAGCGCATACTCTTTGAGAATGGCTATGATAACTACAAGTTTGTg CATAAAGTGTTTGAACAGCCGGATATACCTTTGCTGCATATACCGGAACGCGATGCAgccaagctgctgcgctttgtaGAGACTTTACCGCCAGCGGAGTTTTTGCCGCAGGTAGCAATGCGAACGCAGCAGGAGAACAAGCAGCCGGGCGTGGCAAGCCTGCAGCAATGGCTACAAAGCATTGCTTTGCCCGAATATTTGGAGTTCTTTAA cAAACATTTGTACAACACCATTGATAGCGTCTGTGGCGTCTGGGATGTGGAGCTGCAAACCGTGCTGGAGATTAACAAGCTGGGACATCGCAGACGCATTTTGCAGTCCTTGGCGTACATAAGGCAAATGCGCGAGGGTAAATCGCAAAAGACACCGCTGGGTGAAAGCAACGAAACAAACAGAATGACAAcgaatggcaatggcaatagGGAGGCGGCCGCCAGCACCTCCAGTCAGCCCAACACAAATGCTGTAACGCATCGCAATTCAATTACTGGCTATCGCAAGAATCGCCCAGcaccgccgccaccagcaccacctGCACAAAAGGCAGCCAACGTTACAGCTGCACCACTCAAAATACGAGCACCCtccgagctgctgcttggcctgcCCGCCAATCTGCGCAGCACACAATGGCGCCACTCGGCCCAAACGCTGCTCAATGAGCATATTAAATACGAGGTTCAG TACCTTGGCTCAACGGTTGTGAAAGAACTGCGTGGCACTGAGTCCACCAAGAAGTCTATACAAAAGCTCAGAGCTGCCAGTGAGCCGCCCAGATGCGCAGCTGCATTAACGCTGGCCATAAGCCACCGTGGTGTGGAGTTCATAGATGTGGAGGGAAAG aACATTATATGCGAGCATGAGATACAAAACATAAACTGCGCCTGCCAGGATGGCGAGGATCTGCGTCACTTTGCCTACATTACCAAGGAGGAGGAGCTGCACTATTGTCATGTTTTTCAAGTGCAGAGCACa GATTTGGCCAGCGAGATTATTTTGACGCTGGGTCAGGCCTTTGAGGTGGCCTATCAGCTGGCGCTGCGCGATGGCATTGCCACAACGCCCGCTCTGCTGCTGGACAATGGGATGCTGCAGGGCGAGTTttgcggcggcaacagcacTGGCTGCGTCgatggcagcggcggcggcgtggACAACAAATAG
- the LOC108601479 gene encoding kunitz-type serine protease inhibitor PPTI — MKLALLGLLLCLVIVTASADSTIENQPRFCKLIVDVGPCNGEFERHGYDFISNRCRAFIYGGCGGNPNRFHSEGTCRHFCHLRDENDKTENETTQTYDSNEDELMETTPGNDDE, encoded by the exons atgAAGCTCGCACTCCTTGGCCTGTTGCTTTGCCTTGTAATTGTGACTGCAAGTGCAGATTCTACAATTGAAAACCAGCCAC GGTTTTGCAAACTGATTGTTGACGTGGGTCCTTGTAATGGAGAATTCGAAAGGCATGGCTATGACTTTATTTCGAATCGCTGCAGAGCTTTCATATACGGCGGCTGTGGTGGCAATCCCAATCGTTTTCATTCGGAAGGCACTTGCCGTCACTTTTGCCATTTAAGAGACGAAAATGACAAAACCGAAAATGAGACGACACAAACGTACGATTCGAATGAAGATGAGCTGATGGAAACAACGCCTGGCAACGACGACGAATAA